A genome region from Oncorhynchus gorbuscha isolate QuinsamMale2020 ecotype Even-year linkage group LG26, OgorEven_v1.0, whole genome shotgun sequence includes the following:
- the LOC124015906 gene encoding calcineurin subunit B type 1, with product MGNEASYPLEMCTHFDADEIKRLGKRFKKLDLDNSGSLSVEEFMSLPELQQNPLVQRVIDIFDTDGNGEVDFKEFIEGVSQFSVKGDKEMKLRFAFRIYDMDKDGYISNGELFQVLKMMVGNNLKDTQLQQIVDKTIINADKDGDGRISFEEFCAVVGGLDIHKKMVVDV from the exons TTGATGCTGATGAGATTAAGAGGCTAGGAAAGAGATTTAAGAAACTCGACCTAGATAACTCTGGCTCCTTGAGCGTGGAAGAGTTTATGTCCTTACCGGAACTCCAACAGAATCCCCTTGTACAGCGAGTCATCGATATATTTGACACAGATGGCAATGGGGAAGTCGACTTCAAAG AATTCATTGAGGGCGTCTCCCAGTTCAGTGTCAAAGGTGATAAAGAGATGAAATTGCGCT TTGCCTTCAGGATCTACGACATGGACAAGGACGGCTACATATCCAATGGCGAACTCTTCCAGGTCCTCAAGATGATGGTGGGGAACAACTTAAAGGACACCCAGCTCCAGCAGATTGTTGACAAAACCATCATCAACGCAGACAAAGACGGCGACGGGAGGATATCCTTTGAGGAGTTTTGTGCG GTGGTGGGAGGATTAGACATACACAAAAAGATGGTTGTGGACGTGTGA
- the LOC124015761 gene encoding ewing's tumor-associated antigen 1 homolog, with product MPVTIPANNMTEWRTCDTPASGMTAGSDESRQGGGKPKTNRLRRSLKQTQATPSLIVSPKTRQDFKKPTRVTRSRYNNVFNKGESPMNESELQQDIVWDATSPSPLRTVSKGGKKYSANVGIVDISNIVNRIAPKHGRPVVPESSLLQWIGDSAIPCTPEMQQPRTKKKSPRTNGVDDLLKLAKQFDFNMFRQDEERVNDMHKQSLALWRTDSEDTLDLDGIENQPPPLLSNGTPESTQSALKTNSMRNSKDQIPPDHEMEDDLDFLFDGPTQHISLNLSQNSLPQSLEVKTAPTMSSKVIPGKYPYSIHGHTSTVSSSHPVKRCSANNNFDDDWENDDLLDDSLVFEMTQNPDLFAAPNHCSTQKGSNETKHENNNPSAIPKNALQGSRDIKPAVSKGQNETVKNRKTFTLEANPNVQSKSILSEALPKVGNVPDTVKPAPHRNIQQNQPGLFPINKAPSMESSYQLSQQTQRLSNGIKAWPQVPLFQSTSISTSSSTSNFTDSYSMWPLQVENSSYHKPTENSNMKGTGIIKAPASHSVIPEDDLDSLFASDSIWDDTDDDLLCQACDHLESQVQSMEDPVITRSQFLPSNQTERQKCVSALLNSSRYNVNQTTETTQSKYPNNSVCLQSAPWNGSTFTHSLNTNKVPVTVVSGSERPSSNASAGNAGTNSTYRPQNPAAGEGSYESTRVKSTCVAGSTANQQGTGSEAAGKCSVVEIELKKQQAMERRRQRMQTAHNLRAPT from the exons ATGCCAGTTACTATCCCTGCGAACAATATGACAGAATGGCGAACATGTGATACGCCCGCGTCGGGAATGACAGCTGGTTCAGACGAGAGCAGGCAAGGTGGAGGCAAACCGAAAACAAACAGACTGAGAAGAAGCCTCAAACAAACGCAGGCAACTCCATCTCTCATTGTTTCTCCAAAAACCCGTCAAG ATTTCAAGAAGCCAACTCGTGTGACAAGATCAAGATACAACAATGTATTCAACAAAGGAGAGTCACCAATGAATGAATCAGAACTTCAACAGGATATCGTTTGGGATGCCACTTCCCCTTCACCCCTTAGGACAG TTAGCAAAGGAGGCAAGAAGTACTCTGCAAATGTTGGAATTGTGGACATTTCCAATATTGTCAACAGAATAGCTCCCAAG CATGGGAGACCTGTAGTTCCAGAGTCATCCTTGCTCCAGTGGATTGGAGACAGTGCTATTCCCTGCACGCCAGAGatgcagcagcccaggaccaaGAAGAAATCCCCAAG GACAAATGGAGTGGACGACCTTTTAAAGTTGGCGAAACAGTTTGATTTCAACATGTTTCGGCAAGACGAAGAACGAGTCAATGATATGCACAAGCAGAGTTTGGCGCTTTGGAGGACCGACTCGGAGGACACATTGGATTTAGATGGCATCGAGAACCAGCCTCCTCCCTTACTGAGTAATGGCACACCTGAAAGTACACAGTCCGCCCTTAAAACAAACAGCATGAGAAACTCCAAAGACCAGATACCTCCTGACCATGAGATGGAAGATGATTTGGATTTTTTATTTGATGGACCAACTCAACACATAAGTCTGAACTTAAGTCAGAATTCATTGCCTCAGTCCTTGGAGGTGAAGACTGCGCCCACTATGTCCTCCAAAGTAATTCCTGGAAAATATCCTTATTCCATACATGGCCACACTTCGACCGTCTCCTCATCGCATCCTGTCAAAAGATGCTCAGCAAATAATAACTTTGACGACGACTGGGAAAATGACGATTTGCTGGATGACTCGCTGGTATTTGAGATGACCCAAAACCCAGACCTCTTTGCCGCTCCTAATCATTGTTCGACCCAAAAAGGGTCGaatgaaacaaaacatgaaaacaaCAACCCCTCAGCCATTCCCAAAAATGCTCTTCAAGGAAGTAGAGACATAAAACCAGCGGTGTCCAAAGGACAGAATGAAACTGTGAAAAACAGAAAAACATTCACGCTTGAAGCAAATCCTAATGTACAATCAAAAAGTATCCTCTCAGAGGCATTACCAAAAGTAGGGAATGTCCCCGACACTGTCAAACCAGCACCACATAGGAACATACAGCAAAACCAACCAGGTCTCTTTCCAATCAACAAAGCTCCGTCAATGGAGTCCAGTTACCAACTTAGCCAGCAAACACAGCGCCTGTCTAATGGAATAAAGGCTTGGCCGCAGGTGCCTCTTTTTCAAAGTACATCGATCTCAACCAGCTCAAGCACATCAAACTTCACCGACTCTTATTCAATGTGGCCCCTTCAGGTTGAGAATAGCTCTTACCACAAGCCCACAGAGAACAGCAATATGAAGGGAACGGGTATCATCAAGGCCCCAGCTAGCCACAGCGTCATCCCAGAGGACGACTTGGACTCTCTCTTTGCTTCTGATTCCATCTGGGATGACACAGACGATGACCTATTGTGCCAAGCATGTGATCACCTGGAAAGCCAGGTACAGAGCATGGAGGACCCTGTTATCACACGCTCCCAATTCCTGCCCAGTaatcagacagaaagacagaagtgTGTCTCTGCACTTTTGAATAGCAGCAGATACAATGTAAATCAAACAACTGAGACCACACAATCCAAATATCCCAACAATTCAGTTTGTTTACAATCGGCCCCCTGGAACGGTAGCACTTTCACCCACTCTCTCAATACCAACAAAGTACCTGTTACTGTGGTCTCTGGTTCTGAAAGACCGAGTTCCAATGCCTCAGCTGGAAATGCTGGCACTAACTCCACGTATAGGCCACAGAACCCTGCAGCAGGAGAAGGGTCATACGAAAGTACTCGGGTCAAAAGCACTTGTGTAGCTGGGAGCACAGCTAATCAACAAGGCACTGGGAGTGAAGCAGCTGGGAAATGTTCTGTGGTGGAGATTGAACTGAAGAAACAGCAGGCCATGGAGAGGAGACGGCAACGGATGCAGACGGCCCACAACCTAAGGGCTCCAACCTGA